The Anser cygnoides isolate HZ-2024a breed goose chromosome 4, Taihu_goose_T2T_genome, whole genome shotgun sequence region ATTGCTCAGGACTCAAGGGTATCAGAGTTAAGCTTAATGAGCTTCTGAGCTTGCTGCATTTGTGCTGGATGTCAAGTACCCAGATCTTTGCTCACTTGCATTCTATGCTCCATAATCACAGGCTCTCATGAAGTGATTCCCaaatcttatttcattttcacaggATCTGTCTGTTTAGCATTACTAGACTGAGTGCTCTTGTCCTTTTTTCAGTTGAACCTGTGGTTAAGCCCAAGACAACAAAGAGAGGGGGTGAGAAGAATGCTGGCAAattgagaaagaagaagaacaaagggaagaacaaaaagaaagggacTCCCTGTGAAATGGAATACAAAAACTTTTGCATCCATGGTGAATGCGTATACCTAGAACATCTCCAGATGGTGACCTGCAAGTAAGTTACATGCACCTTGTGAGCTAGCTGTGATTTGCATGTGCTGGTGGCATATGAGGGCTTAGAGGAAAAATTGGTGTCAAGTTGGCCTAGATCCATCTCAGTCAGTATTTTGACTGAGAATCTTTCTGCCATGTAAATTAAGTGATGATGGAATCTGAGATGCATAACAAGCCACTGAACTCATCAGTTGGTCATAAACTTGAaccaaaagaatgaaaaggcGTGTCTTCTTGGAACATCATGCCCAAACTAATCTCGACTTGTTGAAATGCTGACAAATCTTGTGCTAGAGCAGTGACTGCATTTCATGAACATGCTCTGAAGAGAGCATCTTGAGATTCATGTGAAACTCTGAAGATGTTGAAGTCAGGCTTGAATATGTGTGTAGGCGTCCTTGGCTCCAGACAGCACGGGAGCTGATAAGAACTTGTGTTGATGTTTACTTGCAGGTGTCATCAGGATTTTTTTGGTGAGCGCTGTGGTGAACAGTTCATGAAGACTCAAAGGAAGAATGATGTGGCAGACTACTCCAAGACCGTGTTGGTAGTGGTAGCTGTCCTGCTCTCAAGCATCAGCTTTGTTACTGTACTTATCGTTGTGATAGTGCAGTAAGTATTATGTTCTTGGGTGTCTGGCTGGCTTAAGGGTGAGCAGGGCTTGTCTGGTTGTATCAAAAGTATGTGTGGCTTGTCTGAACTGTGTGCAAGACCTCCAAAAGGGCAGAGTTCTTATCCTGGCTTGAAGATGTCTTGAGGGTAGGAGCAAGGTCCGAAAAGTTCTTATCAGGTGTTCACTTACCCTCTTTTATTATTGGCTATGTGCAGCCTGTGAATACTAAGTTTTAAATCAAGAGCCTTCCTGCTACAACCAGAGTattggtgctgcagagcatcagcaggaggtggaggaggagcaTTAATGCTGATGCAGCAGTGCATTTCCTAATCCTTGTGCAGAATAATTCTGCCAGCAATAATGTGACTAATATGTGGCTGTTATCCAACAGCTGGGTACACAGCTAGAGGTAAGGAAACAGTCCTCTAGCTGTCCTTTTCTTAATGGAGGTTGCTGGGCTTAAATACTTGTGCTTTGGGGGAATCAAATGAGGGAGCAAGTGCTGTCTGTCCAAAAGGTTGTATGGCGTGCTGTTAAGGTTGAGGAAACAACCATTCCTTGGTTAATGGCTGCAGACAGTCCAGAGCAGTAGGTAACCAGAATCTCAGGTCCTGTTCTATATATGGTAAAAACTTATGTGGGAATGTTCTTCATGCCTTGCATGAATGCTTCTTCTGTACCTGTGTTTCTCTTGACAAGGTACGTGCAGCAGCTTCTACCCATCTATGCCTCGGATTCTTGTTCTCtaggctttctgctgctgctattaGGTAGTTGGCAGTGGGAACCTGGATCTGGTGTTAACAGAGCACAGGAGCAGTTCTCTAGGTCAGACACTGCAGCAGGGCTTTGGGTAGTGTGGGTGAAACTCAGAAATCTGGTCTAATTTTAGATTTAGAAGTACATTGAATTAGGTACGTGCTGTACCCTTTTGTGCAATTCAGGAAACAAGGTGTGCATTTGTTGTGTTGTTGCTTCATATTTGCTTCATATTTAGATGTGAACTTGAGGAATGCTGGGAAGAACAGTTGCTCTCTGAACACTGCCTCATTCCTCTCTGCTATGAGAGAGAACCAGTTCTGTAGTGCTGTAAGAAAATGAGCAGAGTTAGCTGCTGAGGCAAACCATGCAATAAGACTGCATCTGTCCTGTAAACACTCACAAGCTTGAGCCATGAGGTTTATCTGCACCTGTGTCCAGAGGTGGTTTGTTGGGAACACTAGGaaagacttcaggaaaaaatcagTTAGCAGCTTGCTTTTGATGGGTATTTTGACAAATCACTTAAATCCCTGTTCCCTTCAAGTTCTGCTCCAGGAAGGAGCAAAGCAGTCCTCACTCTGCAGCTGGCTGCAAAAGGCCTCCAGGCTTTTTGCAGTAAGGCCTCTTCCTCTTGATACCTAGCGAAGCTTGAACCAGGAAACCCTGGCTCTGTGTGGCAAAAATGCCTGTACTTAACCTGGGGGATCTGTCATGTTATCAAGCTGTCAGATATAGCTTAGAGATGGATAGTTAAACACTTAAATGGTTGTGCTCAAAAATTCGTGGTGCTCCGGGGTTGCTTGAGGATTTGAAGGACCTAACTGTGAATGGTGCAGAGAATGGGGGGCTTGTAACAGAAGGCTTTGTCAGGGTTCAAAATGACCTCTAACATTGTGTTATTCCACAGGGTCAGGAAAAAGTGTCCGCAgtatgaagagaaagaagaaaggaaaaaacttcggcaagaaaacagaaatggacATGTTGGTgtgtaaatgaggaaaaagcagGTATGAAAGCTGATGTGAAACTTGTTTCAGGTTTTCTAGGTTGGGATTAACAACACAGGAGTTGCATGCGTGTTCAGTGAAGCTAGCCTTACCTTTTAACACATCAAGTGCCTTGAAGCAGGTAGGTTACGTGTGAGTGACCCAGGTTACTGGTTTCCTGAAACAACTCATGTTGCAGTTCTGTGAATTCTTCAACAGCACTGTTAGCTTTCTGGTAGGCCTGTATCATAGGAGATGGTGCAGCAGCCAGATGGATCATTATCCCTCCTAAGAAGTACTGAGACTTTTCACATCTCTTCAAGGCGTTAGCAAGTTTGAAGTGCTTAGGGGATACAGAAAGACCAAGATGCCATCTCGGTGACCACCATAGATAGCTCCTCAGTCAAGTTCCATACTCAAAGCAACAGTGCTAAAGCTCCTTGGATAGGTGGATTGCTTTTGGGAGAAATGTGGTGGCTTTCAATGAACAAGTTAGTCTCTGAGTAGAACTGTATTAAACAGCAGTTTCAAGGACTTATATTGAACAGGAGTTATACTACAAGCTGAAGGAGAAACTAAAGGATAGTCCAGAAAGACTTTGTTATACAGTATTTATGCTTTACCTCATGTGAACTACAGAGCTTGTCCAAGCTTTGTCCTGTGACAGTTGCTGAGTTTTGCTCAATGTTTGCTTGAAGCTGAAGGATGTGTAGCAGAGTGCACATAGCTAACCTGCCTGTCTTGGATGTCTTGGATGACCTGTGTCTAGTGCAGAGCGCTCATGTTTTGGGTGATGGTTAATGTGCCTGGTCTGCCCCTTACAGAACAATTCTGCTGTGGCCACTGCCAAGCTACAGGGTACCTCTGGCTACCTGCCACATCCACCTGGACACTGGGGGCTGGAGTTGTTGCCACTAAGCCCTGACTCATCAAGACAGAGGCTGCTGCAAGGAGATGCCCGACATGCCACTTGCTGCTGAACCACTTGCTGGGGAGGACAGTTGCCACCCCACTTTGTACAACAACATGGAGGGAGCTGCCACTGCAGGGGCAGAGGACTTGCTATCACAACCTGCTGGAGACTGCTGCTACGGAGCTTTCTCTACCAGTGCTGGACCTCCAGTCTCTGCTGTTTTGTGGATGGCCTTTTTTCTGCTAGCAAGTCTCCTTTGGCAGCTCCAACTGAGGAGAAGTTGTGGCTTTCAGGAAAGTGAGGTGAGGGGGAGGAtgttcccttccctctccccaaaGTTAGGGAAGAGCTTATCTAACTAGGCCTCAGTGGATGAAACTAATTCTGCTCTTGCTGTGCTCCCTGTTGATAACGGCTTCAAATGATTTCATCTCTAGTTCTGACTTGCAGGGTGTTGGTGACAAATCTGTTAGCCACACCTGGGTTCTGTTACTGTGTGTGTGGAAGGTAATCCCTCTGAGTTCAGTAGAACTTATTGTGTGAGTGGAGCTATCCATCTGTGTGTGTGCTAGCCAGAGTTAAAACTAGCCTCCTCAGGATGCTGAGAAAAGTAAGATCTGAAGCTTTGTCCCTGAAGGAAAACAGTGCTTGAAAAAGCAATAAGCCTGGGCACTCCTGTTGTGGTGTCTATTGGCTACAAACACGTCTGTTATCCAGATGTTGGATGCTGCTTTGAGCAGCGTTGAAGTCAAGTGATGCAAATCAGATTCAGCCATTTGACAACTCAGCCAAGAACCTGttcctttgaagaaagaaattgatGCACTGATACTCGGCAAGTGGTGGTCTCCTGTGCTCTACCTCCTGGTGTGAAGAACTCTACTTACCTCAAACTTCTCTGACCCAAGTACCCTCAGTTTCTTGAATGCCCATGCAATCTTGAGCACGGAGTATTATCTGAGTTCAGTTTCTTCTTGAAAGACTGTGTGCACTTTCTAAACAGATCAGAATTCTTCTGGTAGCAGAGCAATGCCATTAATTGTCAAGTTGTCTGTAAATTTGTACATCtattgtatttaatatttaatgtttccataacaaacttatttattttataattaaacttttttatAATCTTATGGTAAGAGTTTTTCTTGCTCTCGGGAGTACATGTCAACACCTCAAATTAGAGCTTGGTTTCTCCTCTAAGCGTGAGTTTTAACACTTAAATGCACAAAACAGGACTGGGAAGATCTAACCTACAGCAGGTGCAAAGTAGAGCTCAGTGTTCTTCTCAGAGTGCAAGTTGTTCGTAAACAATGTGCAAATGCAAGTGCTTGCTTCAGTAGGAAGTCCTTTAAATTCAACTACAAAGGAACCTTTTAAGTACTGGACTAGGGAGGGCATTAGTGAGCTACCTCATTGGAAGCAAAATTTGAAGCTCAGGTTTCAGCAGATGAGTAGCCATTTGCAGCAAAGGGAGAGCTGGGATTGTGGAACAGGGACAGTCTTTCATCTCACTGTGGTCAGAGGATTTCAGTGGTGGCTTGTAACTCCATCTTAAGTAAATGAGGAAAAGCAGAATAGCCTCAGGCCTGTGACTCTAAACAGCAAGGAAACCTTGGCCTGTAAAGTCTAcctttaattcctcttcttccaCAAGTAGTTATTAGTCCAACTGTATGCTGATGTTCCCTCTAAGCATTTCCAGGAGTGAGCTGGGGTCTGAGGTCCAAGTTGCCTAGAACAGGGGATTCAAAGGGACAAGTGCTACTTAAAATCCATGCTTTGAGTAAAGTAGTGAGAACCTTCTTTGTAAGGCCTCTCTCACAAAAGGGTCTCCAAGAAGTGTTACCTGTTGTGTCCTAGGTTGTGGCAGCTTGCaaaactttcaggaaaaaaaaacctcaaacttTCTGCTGGGACCTAAGTTGCACGCTTGCTGTTGGAGAAGGGCACAGTCCTGTCTCAAAGAGCTGAGCCTTGGCCTTCTGGCTTAGCCAAACTGTTCTCAGACATTCTCTGTGAGAGCCTGTATGGCGTGTAGCTGAGGTACAGGTAAACTTATTGCAACATCTCTTGGGAATATGGCAATACTTCATTCCAGGGAACTTGCTTCATTACCAAAGTAAATAGCATCTCTCCAAGTGGCTTTTCCACAGACATTTGGTATTAGAGCTCTGGCAAGAAAGGCTGTTTCTGTAAGTCATGCCAAGGTTTTTGCTTTGGAGTAAACAAGCTCAATCTCAGTAGTGGCTGAGCCATAGCCTAGTGAGACTAGGAATGGATTGCAATTCATTTGAAAGCCATGAGACTTCTTTACCCAAATCATTTCCATCTTCA contains the following coding sequences:
- the AREG gene encoding amphiregulin, with protein sequence MRAVALLVALAVLAARLAAASSPNGTQPGPREAEARQGEAVSGPDYEEEEDDEEALPVHQYIVDDLIRVEPVVKPKTTKRGGEKNAGKLRKKKNKGKNKKKGTPCEMEYKNFCIHGECVYLEHLQMVTCKCHQDFFGERCGEQFMKTQRKNDVADYSKTVLVVVAVLLSSISFVTVLIVVIVQVRKKCPQYEEKEERKKLRQENRNGHVGV